In Stomoxys calcitrans chromosome 2, idStoCalc2.1, whole genome shotgun sequence, the following proteins share a genomic window:
- the LOC106085817 gene encoding ubiquitin domain-containing protein 1 produces MGGCVGRYSGDNETVSVSSASVSRPPTAGTQVGPARKNRPLCHETIRWRSDVPLTEGQLRSKRDEFWDTAPAFDGRKEIWDALRAATTAAEALDFQLAQAILDGANVSVPNGYLTECYDELGTQYKVPIYCLSYPINIVKEENGRDSPAEFSEPVDGGTEIFLKLRISSTMSDVKLPVYSKDTVGQCKKKLQAVEGVDACCQRWFYGGKLLGDKVPIEECNIQNGYVVQVIVNTEHYNHDNSTSIATAS; encoded by the exons ATGGGAGGTTGTGTGGGTCGCTACAGTGGCGATAATGAGACAGTGAGTGTATCATCGGCAAGTGTATCCAGACCGCCGACAGCAG GAACGCAAGTTGGACCTGCCCGCAAAAATCGACCTTTGTGCCATGAAACGATACGCTGGCGTTCAGATGTTCCTTTGACCGAAGGCCAATTGCGTTCTAAGCGCGACGAATTTTGGGACACCGCGCCGGCCTTTGATGGCCGCAAAGAAATCTGGGATGCCCTAAGAGCGGCAACTACGGCAGCCGAGGCTCTAGATTTTCAACTGGCCCAAGCCATTTTGGATGGGGCAAATGTTTCAGTGCCGAATGG ATATCTTACAGAGTGCTACGATGAACTAGGTACACAATACAAAGTACCAATTTATTGTCTATCATATCCTATTAATATAGTTAAGGAGGAAAATGGTCGTGATTCACCTGCCGAATTTTCAGAGCCCGTCGATGGCGGCACAGAAATATTCCTTAAACTGAGAATATCATCAACAATGTCTGATGTTAAATTACCTGTTTACTCCAAAGACACAGTGGGCCAATGTAAAAAGAAATTGCAG GCTGTAGAAGGTGTTGATGCCTGTTGCCAACGCTGGTTCTATGGCGGCAAACTATTGGGGGACAAGGTACCCATCGAGGAGTGTAATATACAGAACGGCTATgtggtacaagtcattgtaaatACTGAACACTATAACCATGACAATAGCACAAGTATCGCCACTGCAAGCTAG